The genomic interval CAGTCTTTCCCTATCGGAACAGGCACGAACGAACCTAGGCCTCGAAACGGGCAAAATCGAGCTGCAAGACTGGTGGCGATCGATTCCCATTCCAGGAATTGTGAGCGAGCAACCAGGACACAGTGAACGTCGGATTACAACCTCGTTGAATGGGATCATTGGAAAGGTATTTGTCTTTCCAGGACAAACGGTTCACCCGGGAGACCCGTTATTCTCGTTGCAGTTGACCGGAGAACTACTGACAACGACCCAGGCATCACTCCTGAGAACACTGCAGGAACTGGAACTGCTTGAAATCGAAATGAAGCGGATCACCCCGCTGGTCGAAAGCAACGCCTTGCCGGCCAAAGCGAAACTGGAAAAAGACTACGAAAAGAAGCGGCTAGAGTCACAGCGATTGATCCAGATGCAAGAACTGCTTGTTCGGGGACTGGCCCCCGAACAGATCACACACATCATCGAAACAAAAACACTGATCCGCGAATTTACAATCCGTGTTCCCGGCGGACAGACAATCGACGCAGAAGCGCGAGAATTCAGTCCCGGCAGTCGAAGTTCTGTGATTCCGATTGGCCTGCTGAAGCATCTACCGGACCAGGAAAGCACGGACGAGTCGAAACTCGTCTACACGATTGAAGCGATCGGAACCTTTCCTGGGAAGCTCGTTCAGCCCGGCGACGAATTGTGCGATCTTGCCCTGCATACCAAACTCGACATTGTCGGAAACGCATTCGAAAAGGAAGCGCCGATCATCGCCCATGCGATTCAGGAACGCTGGCCGGTGCGTGCCATCTTCGAAGTGACGGCCGGTGATCCTCTGATTCGGGAGGACCTGAAGATTCGATTCGCCGAGAACACCATCGATACGGTGACGCGAACCTTGCGGTTTCATATTCCTCTGGTCAACGAAGTGATGGGCGATCAAGAAGGTGACCACGGAATCGTTTATCGATCGTGGCGTTTCAAACCTGGCCAGAAGGTCCGCTTGATGGTTCCGCTCGAGCACTTGAAACAACAGATCGTGCTTCCCGCAGATGCCGTGGTGAAGGAAGGCGCCGACGCATACGTGTTCCGCGTCAACGGCAAATTGCTGGAACGAGTCCCAGTTCAGCTTGAATTCCTCGACTCGCGCGAAGCGGTGCTCAAACGTGACAGGTCACTCGCACCGGGCGATTTCGTCGCGTTCAATCAGGCGTATCAACTCAACCTGGCGCTGAAGAAAAGCCAGGGTGGCGGAGGCGGCGGCCATAGCCATGAAGGACACAATCATTAGTGCCACAGCCACTCTGAACGGGCATATTCGCGAGCATCGCCTGCAGGTTTGCGGCCCTGCTCGCGACGAGGTCATCGACGTGTCGACTCCGCTTTGAAGTACCACGAGTCGACCTTCATTGTGCGGCGGAAGTGAAAGTCAGTCCTACGAGTCACAAATACCATGTCACATCATCATCACCATCATGCCCCCACTTCTGGCCGTCTCTCAGGACTACTCGCAGCGGGCTCGATCCTCAACATGTTGTATGTGATTGTTGAAGGTGCGTTCGGGCTCGCCATCGGATCAATGTCGCTCGTCGCGGACGCCAGCCACAATTTCAGCGATGTGTTGGGGTTACTGCTCGCTTGGGGTGCCGTGCGTCTGTCGCAATCATCGGCGACGGAACGGAAGACGTACGGGATGCGGCGGTCGACGATCCTTTCGTCACTGCTCAATGCCATCCTGCTACTCGTTGCCGTCGGCGCGATTGGCGTCGAGGCGATTCACAAGATCATGACGCCGACTCCGATCAGCGGCATGACCGTGATTGTCGTCGCATTGATTGGCATGATCGTCAACGGGATCACCGCCTTCATACTTGCCGGCAACCATCACGATCTGAACGTGCGAAGTGCCTTTCTGCATATGCTCGCCGACACAGCGATCTCTTTTGGGGTGGTCCTGACCGGCGTCATCTACCTCTATACCGGTTGGACGTGGGTCGACCCCGTTGTCAGCCTGCTGATTGCCGTGACGATCGCCATCAGCACTTGGGACCTGCTTCTGGAATCAGTCCATCTCGCCCTGGACGGAGTTCCAAAGGAAATCGATTCCTCGAAAGTGACGGATTATTTCCGTTCCATTCCGGGAATTACCAACTTTCACGATCTTCACATTTGGGCGCTTAGCTCGACAGAAGCGGCATTGACGGTCCATCTCGTTAAACCCGATGGTCAGTTGGACGACGCGCTGCTCGACCGAATCCGGCACGAACTACACGACCAGTTCCACATTGAACATGCCTCCATCCAGCTCGAAGCCTGTGACTGTCACCACCCGTGCAGCATCACGACATCGACCGCTGATCACCCTCCAGATAGAGCCCACTAGATGAATGCATTAATCCGCTTTTCGCTGCATAACCGCCTGTTGATCGTCTGCCTGTCGCTTGTGACGCTCGTGCTTGGTTCGATCACAATGGCCAGGCTGCCGATCGATATCTTTCCCAGCCTGACCAAGCCCCGCGTCGTCGTGATGACGGAATGCCTGGGGTTGGCGCCCGAGGAAGTCGAAACACTTGTCACACTTCCGATGGAGACCGCGCTCAACGGTGCGTCAGGCGTACAGACCGTGCGCAGCACTTCGGGAATTGGCCTGTCGGTGATTTATGTCGAATTCGACTGGAATTCCAACATCTACGTCGCTCGGCAAATCGTGACCGAGCGTCTCGCGACGGTCACGGGCAGCCTTCCAGCTGGCATCAAACCTGAACTCGCCCCCGTCAGTTCGATCATGGGCCAGATCATGATGGTCGGAATGTACAGCCGTGACGGGACAACCAAACCGATGGAAGTCCGGACGCTGGCCGACTGGGTGGTTCGTCGACGCCTATTGACCATTCCCGGTGTCTCGCAAGTCGTCACGATGGGGGGTGGACGAAAACAGTTTCAAGTCCTCGTCAATCCGGAATCATTGTTGGCTTACGGTGTAACACTCGAGGACGTGGAAACGGCACTGCGAGAATCCAATCAGAATGCGACAGGCGGATTTCTCGAACAAGGCTCGATGGAGTTCCTGGTCCGAGGCATCGGCCGGATCCGTAGCGTGGATGATCTTGCCAGCACGGTCGTGAAGACCACCGACGCTCGGTCGGTTCTACTACACGATGTCGCTCGAATCGTCGAAGGACCGCAGATCAAACGTGGTGACTCGTCCGTCAACGGGCATCCGTCGGTTGTGCTGACCATCGGCAAGCAACCGAATGCCGACACGCGCGACTTGACGGCACAGATTGAGCAGGCCCTTGAAGACTTGAAACAATCGTTACCTGCCGATGTCGAGATCGACCCTACAATCTTCCAACAGCGGCGATTCATCGACCTGGGGATCCATAATGTGCTCGAGGCCCTGCGCGACGGGGCAATTCTGGTTTTCATCATCCTGTTTTTATTCTTGATGAACTTTCGAACGACGTTCATCACGCTGACCGCAATCCCGCTGTCCTTCGTCATCACAGGTCTTGTGTTCCACTGGACCGGGTTGTCCATCAACGTCATGACCTTGGGCGGACTGGCCGTCGCAATGGGCGAGCTGGTCGACGACGCCATTGTCGACATCGAAAACGTCTTTCGACGACTCAATGAGAATGCACGTCTGCCGAACCCGAGACCCAGACTGGAAGTGATCTATCGTGCCAGCATCGAGATTCGTAGTGCCATTGTGTACGGAACCATGCTCGTCATTCTGGTATTCGTCCCACTGTTTGCACTGTCCGGCATTGAAGGGCGACTGTTTGTTCCGCTTGGAATTGCGTACATCGTCTCGATCCTGGCGTCGCTGCTGGTTTCACTGACGGTGACACCCGTGCTGGGCAGCTTGTTGCTGAACCCCGAAACGGGGGCGTCCGGTCATAGTTCCTCCCATGATAGTCCGCTGCTACGGCTACTCAAACGTCTGGTCACGCCTGTCATTCACCTGAGCATGGATCGCACGGGATTGTCCGTCATTCTCGCCGGGGTCGGCGCGGCAATTGTGGGCTGTGCGATTCTGATGTTCAACATCGGCAGTGACTTTCTGCCGCCCTTTGATGAAGGGGCCGCACAAATCAATGTCGTTTTGCCCCCAGGAAGCTCTCTCGAAACGTCGAACCGCGTCAGCAAGATGGTGGACCGTGCGTTCGCGCGTCACCTGCAAGACTCCGAGCATCCCCAGGGCATCGTCAAGAACTTCGTTCGCCGCAGTGGGCGAGCCGAGTTGGACGAGCATGCGGAAGGGGTCAACGTGACGGAATATATCGTTTCACTGAATCCCTCGAGCGGGAAAAGCCGCCAGGAAGTCCTTGCGATGTTCCGCCAGGAACTCGAAGAAATACCAGGTGTCGAATATGAGGTGGAACAACCGCTGGCCCACTTGATCAGCCATATGCTTTCCGGAGTCACGGCGCAAATTGCCATTAAAGTCTTTGGAGAAGACCTCGAAGTCTTGAGGAAAGAGGCTCAGGAAATCAAGGCCGCCATCGAAGGAATTCCCGGTTTGGCACCACCGCTAATCGAGCCACAAACCCTGATCCCCCAACTGCGGATTGAACTGGATCGAGAGCAACTTGAGGCCTATGGCTTGCGTGCCGCACAGGTCAACGAATTCATCGAAACGGCACTCAGCGGACGCGTCACTTCGTCCATCCTCGAAGGTCAGCGGCAGTTCGACCTGGTGGTGCGACTTGACGATGAATTCCGCACGCACATGGAAACGATTCAGCGATTGTCACTCAATCTACCCAACGGAGGACGAATTCCCTTGTCGGCGGTGGCGAAGATCTACGAGGCAGGGGGCCCCAACATGATCAATCACGAACGCGTCAAACGACGGATCATCATTCGCGCAAATACCACCGACCGCGATCTTGGGAGTGTGGTGGCGGACATTCAAAAAACGATCAAAGCCAAGGTCGAACTTCCAGAAGGTTACTTCGTTGAGTATGGGGGCCAGTTCGAAGCTCAGCAAGAAGCCACACGACTGATCGCACTCCTCAGTCTGGTTTCCATCGTCGGAATTTTTCTGGTCCTCTACACCCTATTCCCATCGACGCGAATCGTTCTGCAGATCATGTTAGCGCTTCCGATCGCTTATGTTGGCGGCGCAATTGGACTGTGGTTGACGAAACAAACGCTCACCGTCGCCAGTCTGGTGGGATTCATTTCGCTGGGTGGAATCGCCGCTCGAAATGGAATCTTGCTTGTCTCGCACTACATGCATCTGATGCGTGAAGAGGGAGAAGGGTTCACGGCGGAAATGGTTCTTCGCGGAAGCCTCGAACGGTTGGCACCGGTGTTGATGACAGCCCTGACGGCGGGTATCGGTCTGGTCCCGCTGGTGCTCGGCGGGCAACAACCGGGCAAAGAGATCCTCTATCCCGTTGCCACGGTCATTCTCGGCGGCTTGATCACCTCCACCATCTGTGAGTACGTCGTTCACCCTGGTCTGTTCTGGCGACTGAGCGGCACAGCCGCGAAGCGTCTCGCGAACAAGCAACACGAGGGCCATGCGGAAGAAATCACTTGAAATGCAGTGCGCAGTTTCGGGAATTCGGCGAGCCGACAAGCGTCACGGTGCGTTGATTTCATCGTCCAGCGAGGGTGGTGACGACGAAAATTTGCCTCGTTCTCAAGCTCCCGCAATACGACACTTTCGACCTCCTTTTGTGTGCCACTGGCTGTGCCAGTGCCAGTAGATTCTGGGCTGAGGCACATGCGGAGATTGACCATGACGGCGACCACTGAAGACTCAACTTCACCTGTAGCGACGAACGCCGGTTCGTCGCTACAGGTCGATCACACCAGAATTGAGTTGATCGGCGTACCATCGCAGATTGTCAACGGTCTGCCGAGATTGTCCTGAAGCTGCAGTTCGGGATTCACGCCCAGGCAATGATAAATTGTGGCCGCCAGATCCTGAGGCTTCGTAGGAAACGAGGCGGGGTATGCCGCAAACCGATCACTTGAGCCATGTACGATGCCGCCCTGTATCCCTCCCCCGGCCAGGACCGACGTAAAGCAGCTTGGCCAATGGTCGCGGCCATCACGTCCTGCCCCTGCGCCACCGACGACGCCTTGTCCCACGCGTGGGGTTCGGCCCATCTCACCGGTCCAGACAATCAGCGTTTCGTCGAGCATCCCCCGCTGCTTGAGATCGTCCAGCAATGCGCTGAACGCCTGATCGGTGACAGGGCAAAGCCGCGTCTTCAGATCAATGAAATTACGATTGTGGGTATCCCAGTAGACGCTGACATTCGTCAGCCCGTCGTTCGGCCAGAAGACCGTCACAAACGGGACACCAGCTTCGACAAGTCGACGTGCCTGCAGGACAGACTGACCATGAACATTCATCCCATAGCGTTCGCGAAGTGCCATCGGTTCGCGACTGAGATCAAACGCTGAGGTCGCCCCTTGGGATGACAACAGTGAGAACGCACGTTCATAGTGGCTGTCACGGGCCATGACCCGAACATCGCCCTCCAGGTAATGCAGTTGCTGATCGATCGACTCAAGCAGATGCCTTCGCTGATTCGAACGCGATTCAGGAATCTCGGCGCGCAACGCAAAGTCGCCGACATGGTAGTCAGGCTTGCTGCCATCGGCGTCAATTCGCATGGGATCGAGCGTTGGACCGAGCCAGCCCGCTCCCTGCCCATGTGATGACTCGACGAATCGTGGCGCCCCGTTCGGAACGACAGGCATCATCGACACAAAGGGAGGTAGCGGGCCGCGACCATGTCCCAGCTTTGCAATCACCGATCCGATGCTCGGCCAGTCCTCCGCCAGCGCGGCGCCGCGCCGCGGGGTTCCACGTCCCGTCAGCGGGTAGTGTGTGGCTGAGGTGTGGTCGACATCATCATGCGTCATCGAACGAATGACCGCCAACTGATCGGCCCGCTGCGCCAGAAGCGGTAGGTGCTCACAAATCTGCAGCCCTGGGACCTTCGTATCGATCGGTTGAAATTCTCCCCGGTATTCGGCCGGGGCGCCGGGCTTCATGTCCCAAGTATCCTGATGTGCGGGACCGCCCCACATGAACAAAAAAATGCACGCTTTCGCCTTTGGACGCGCTGCCGCAGCAGCGAGTGACTCGTTCGCCACCGCCTGATTGAGCTGAAACCATTTCGGCAGATCAAGCCCCATCAGGCTGACGGCCCCGGCACGCAGATAATCACGTCGTCGAATCAAGCGGCGATCGAACATCTTGATCTCATCGTTCCTGTAGGGCGAAAGAGGACTTTCGCATTTGGCGTCCAGCGAATGATTCGGTTAGACTAAATTTGAGTGAATCAGTCATGACTGTCCGTGATCCATCAGCGGATCACATTCGAATAAACACGGCACGGGGCGGCGAGCACGCTCCCCTGTTAGTCCTTCATCTTGGCGATGGCAATGTCCGACACGCAATACTTTAAGCGTTACCGGATGGAGATCCAACTGGATTCAACTCCGGCCGTCCCTGTGTCATTACCCGAAGGGTACTTCTGGTCACCGTGGAATGAGGCCGATCTTGAGCGTCATGCGTTCGTCAAATTTCGCAGTTTTCGCGACGAACTCGACTCAGAAGTCTTTTCCTGTCTTGGTGACTACTACGGCTGCCTGAGACTGATGAACGAGATCGCCCATCAAGAGGCGTTCCTCGCACCAGCAACCTGGCTGATCAGTTGGATCGATCAGGTTCACACACCACAAGACTGTGGAACCATTCAAGGAATCGCTGTCACCGAACAATTGGGATCGATTCAAAATGTGGGGGTCGTTCCCGAGCATCGCAGTATCGGATTGGGACGCGCCCTGGTCCTGAAAACGCTCGAGGGCTTCCGGCAGGCACGCCTGAAGCGTGCGGTGCTGGAAGTCACGGCCAACAATGTTTCTGCAGTCGATCTTTACCGCAGTATTGGGTTTCGCGTCGTACGAACGATGTATCGTGTCGCCCCGGTCGAAGAATCACTAGCATGACCGACAGTTGTCAAGGGAAATTGACTTTAAGTCTGCCTGCAGTGTGAATGACCACCGCACACGCTGAATGCCGATTTCCCATCGCGGCTTTCCTCGGCGTCGAACAGGGTGCCCAGTTTGGGGTATCACCACGTCACAAGGCTTCCGTCAATCTTCTTCAGATTGACACTTGTGCCCCAATCGAGCTTGGGAAGATTCTTACGTTTCAAGCTGGTCAATCGAAGCTTCCCCGACTGTCTCTCATTCAGTGTGATATTGCCAATCACTTCATCATTCACTTGTACCGCGAGTACTGTCCCCGGCGGCAAAGGAACATTCTTCACATCAATCGACAAAACGTCATGGTCTTTGACATTGGGCTCACCACGGACTTCTACGTGACGCGCTGATCCTGAAGCGGCAAAGTGTCCTCGACAACCAAACAGCGGTAGTCGAAGCTCCCGCTTAAATGCCCACGATGGGGTCGTCCACAGAAAGGTCACCGTCAAGAAACAAAGCATGCGGACCAACCAGCCGTGGTTCATACAGTCGTTACCTTTTTGTGGCGTGTGACGTGAAAAACTAAACGCGTAACAGAGAAGTGAGCGAACAGATTATGTCCTGAATTTCACTCTGGAAGATCAGGAGCGGGGGGAACAGACTCGGAATTGCCTGCGGGAGATGTTTCGGACTTGGTTTCGGGTGTCGCTGACGTTGCGGCCGGTGTCTCAGCCGGTTGCGTGTCGGACTTTGGCTCAGTCGCGATCGGGTTCGCCGCAGATTCGACTGGCGCGGCAACATCGGTCCCCTCGATTGGAATCAGAGCCGACTGCAACACGAGTCTTGACTGCAATTCTTTATCAACCGTCCCGTTTTGAACCCACGCCACCAGTGACAGGCTGCTTTTAATGGACGGCTTCAGTTGCGCGGGGAACTCGGTTCGGCGTCCCGCTTCGAACTGAGAAATGTAGTGCGTGAGATGATCTTGAATGTCCGACAGCGGCATCGTGATCGCGTATTTCAACTCACCCTTTTTCGGAGGAATCCCCTTGGAGCCGTCCAACGATTCTCGTGCAACGAATTCATGTTCGAAGATTCCGTTCGACCCCAAGGGCCAGAACGTTTGGACTTTGTTTTCGACAATCGCCATCCGCAAACGACATGATGGAAGGATGTCTTCGGGAATTCCGGTCGCTTCCACCTCGACGGCTAGTTGCCCATCGGTCACCTTGGCGGAAAGTTTGAGAGCCACGTCGGTCTTCATCGCCAGACGCTCGTCAATCACTTGCCGAAAGAGGGCGTATCCGTTCGGGGTCGATTGAATCAAACCCGAGTAGTAACGCGGGTCGAGCATCATTCCATCGACCACGACAGTCGGTGTCGCCGAGAGGTTATAAAAAGCCCCGCGTTCCTCGGAATCCTGATTGGCCAGCCCGTCTGGTCCTGGGATGTGCTGGTGGTAGCGAACGACGACGACTTCCGATGTCGGATAGGTTTTACTCAAAGCTTCGACGGCCAGGTCGGCAGCAACGCAAGGCGGACACTGCATTCCGGTAAACAGCTCAACGAGAACTGTTCGATTTCCCGCATCTACCGCGGGTGGTGCAGCGATTTTTGCTTGCACTTCCGTCAGCAGGGCACCGATTTTCTGGTGATAGACTTCCAGCAACCGCTTATCATAGCCGTCTTCGTTGCCGTGCTTTTGATTCCAGAGTTTCTTTAGCACTTCATGGGGAGTCGGCGAATTCGGCGGTTCGCCAGCACGGAGCTGCAGGATTGTTGCTTCCAGTAGGGGCAAAGCCACGATATCAGTCAGGTACTCGATGGCCTGATCGGCATTTCCTGTACGCTCGGCATGCGTCGCCAGGGCCAGCAGCACCTCGGAATTGAAGGGTTGCTTTGCGACAATTTCCGTAAGTCCGGCGGCCGCCTTCGTTCGCTCGTCGTCGGGCGTGCTTTCACTCATTAACTGCCGTGACCAGATCTGAACATGAGCGGCATCGCGATACGCGGCGATCGAACTCTTCAAAAGATCCAGATCTTCACCCAGATGTTGTTCCGCGGCATCGAAGTATGGCAAAGCCAATTGTGGAAATAGTCGTCCATTGATCAGGTTGACGCCCACCGTCATTTCAGCACGTCCCAACCAGCGATCACCCCACAATTTGGCTGACGAAACGAAATCGTTGATGACCTCTTTCAACTTCGCTTCGTCAAATCCGGCCTGCGCATGGTTGGCGAGGATCATGGCGTAGATGTCTTGAACTGCGGGGCTTGTTCGAAACTCGCGTACCGTCACCAGCAAGTCATCGGGTTTCAAACTTTTCGATTTAATTTTGGCTTCGATCGCATCCGAACCGGGGGGAAGCCCTGTCGCTCCGAACGGTTCGAGTGATTTTTCATCGGTCGGCAACATCCGCGTGAGAAACAGTTCAACGGGACTGGTCCGAATCGTGCCGCGGACAAAGCCGTCTTGAAACGATCCGATGAAGTCAAATTTCGATTTCGCGTTCTCCATCACAATCCGAATTGCGTCACCGTCGACAACGGTTTCCAAAATCTTCGGCTTGCTGTTCTCGTCTTTGTCCTGGTGTGTATCGAGAAATTCGGCGGTGACCTTGTCACCTTCGCCGCGCGAGAATTTGATAATCCAACGGTAATTGTCGACCCGCTGATTCGTGACAACGACAACCCAATTTCCGACCAGCTCTTTAACATCCCGCTTGACCGGGACAATCTTCTTTTTCGGCTTGGCCCCCGCCTGTTCCGGGGAAGAAACTTCACCGTCCTCAGTCGATTGCGCCGTCGAGGCATCCGGTTTCGAGTTGCAACCTGCGACAAGCAGGACGATGAGCAGCAGCCACCGCGACCACGAATGAAGTGAATGCATTACTGAAAAACCCTGAATAGTTACGGCCGCAACGGCAAAAGACGAATTCGATGGCATGGCTTCGTAGACTTCGAAACGCACCATCAAGCTCGAAGAACCTCCAAAGATACCGACCTTTTGTCCGAAAGCCCAGTACGGACAAGTCTTGATTGAAATGATTTTTTGCCCGGCGCTCGAGACGTGCGGCGCAACAGGTGCGTTTTTCAAGATGGGTACGGGGCCTCTGAATGTGCATCGCAATTCTTGCGACGCACCCCTCTGGAAAACCGTT from Schlesneria paludicola DSM 18645 carries:
- a CDS encoding efflux RND transporter periplasmic adaptor subunit is translated as MSHKLKLAAVATGILVVGGVAAATRDSWLPLLNHSAAATASSNDGHAHDHEGHDHHDHEKSSLSLSEQARTNLGLETGKIELQDWWRSIPIPGIVSEQPGHSERRITTSLNGIIGKVFVFPGQTVHPGDPLFSLQLTGELLTTTQASLLRTLQELELLEIEMKRITPLVESNALPAKAKLEKDYEKKRLESQRLIQMQELLVRGLAPEQITHIIETKTLIREFTIRVPGGQTIDAEAREFSPGSRSSVIPIGLLKHLPDQESTDESKLVYTIEAIGTFPGKLVQPGDELCDLALHTKLDIVGNAFEKEAPIIAHAIQERWPVRAIFEVTAGDPLIREDLKIRFAENTIDTVTRTLRFHIPLVNEVMGDQEGDHGIVYRSWRFKPGQKVRLMVPLEHLKQQIVLPADAVVKEGADAYVFRVNGKLLERVPVQLEFLDSREAVLKRDRSLAPGDFVAFNQAYQLNLALKKSQGGGGGGHSHEGHNH
- a CDS encoding cation diffusion facilitator family transporter, whose translation is MSHHHHHHAPTSGRLSGLLAAGSILNMLYVIVEGAFGLAIGSMSLVADASHNFSDVLGLLLAWGAVRLSQSSATERKTYGMRRSTILSSLLNAILLLVAVGAIGVEAIHKIMTPTPISGMTVIVVALIGMIVNGITAFILAGNHHDLNVRSAFLHMLADTAISFGVVLTGVIYLYTGWTWVDPVVSLLIAVTIAISTWDLLLESVHLALDGVPKEIDSSKVTDYFRSIPGITNFHDLHIWALSSTEAALTVHLVKPDGQLDDALLDRIRHELHDQFHIEHASIQLEACDCHHPCSITTSTADHPPDRAH
- a CDS encoding efflux RND transporter permease subunit — translated: MNALIRFSLHNRLLIVCLSLVTLVLGSITMARLPIDIFPSLTKPRVVVMTECLGLAPEEVETLVTLPMETALNGASGVQTVRSTSGIGLSVIYVEFDWNSNIYVARQIVTERLATVTGSLPAGIKPELAPVSSIMGQIMMVGMYSRDGTTKPMEVRTLADWVVRRRLLTIPGVSQVVTMGGGRKQFQVLVNPESLLAYGVTLEDVETALRESNQNATGGFLEQGSMEFLVRGIGRIRSVDDLASTVVKTTDARSVLLHDVARIVEGPQIKRGDSSVNGHPSVVLTIGKQPNADTRDLTAQIEQALEDLKQSLPADVEIDPTIFQQRRFIDLGIHNVLEALRDGAILVFIILFLFLMNFRTTFITLTAIPLSFVITGLVFHWTGLSINVMTLGGLAVAMGELVDDAIVDIENVFRRLNENARLPNPRPRLEVIYRASIEIRSAIVYGTMLVILVFVPLFALSGIEGRLFVPLGIAYIVSILASLLVSLTVTPVLGSLLLNPETGASGHSSSHDSPLLRLLKRLVTPVIHLSMDRTGLSVILAGVGAAIVGCAILMFNIGSDFLPPFDEGAAQINVVLPPGSSLETSNRVSKMVDRAFARHLQDSEHPQGIVKNFVRRSGRAELDEHAEGVNVTEYIVSLNPSSGKSRQEVLAMFRQELEEIPGVEYEVEQPLAHLISHMLSGVTAQIAIKVFGEDLEVLRKEAQEIKAAIEGIPGLAPPLIEPQTLIPQLRIELDREQLEAYGLRAAQVNEFIETALSGRVTSSILEGQRQFDLVVRLDDEFRTHMETIQRLSLNLPNGGRIPLSAVAKIYEAGGPNMINHERVKRRIIIRANTTDRDLGSVVADIQKTIKAKVELPEGYFVEYGGQFEAQQEATRLIALLSLVSIVGIFLVLYTLFPSTRIVLQIMLALPIAYVGGAIGLWLTKQTLTVASLVGFISLGGIAARNGILLVSHYMHLMREEGEGFTAEMVLRGSLERLAPVLMTALTAGIGLVPLVLGGQQPGKEILYPVATVILGGLITSTICEYVVHPGLFWRLSGTAAKRLANKQHEGHAEEIT
- a CDS encoding DUF1501 domain-containing protein; translation: MFDRRLIRRRDYLRAGAVSLMGLDLPKWFQLNQAVANESLAAAAARPKAKACIFLFMWGGPAHQDTWDMKPGAPAEYRGEFQPIDTKVPGLQICEHLPLLAQRADQLAVIRSMTHDDVDHTSATHYPLTGRGTPRRGAALAEDWPSIGSVIAKLGHGRGPLPPFVSMMPVVPNGAPRFVESSHGQGAGWLGPTLDPMRIDADGSKPDYHVGDFALRAEIPESRSNQRRHLLESIDQQLHYLEGDVRVMARDSHYERAFSLLSSQGATSAFDLSREPMALRERYGMNVHGQSVLQARRLVEAGVPFVTVFWPNDGLTNVSVYWDTHNRNFIDLKTRLCPVTDQAFSALLDDLKQRGMLDETLIVWTGEMGRTPRVGQGVVGGAGAGRDGRDHWPSCFTSVLAGGGIQGGIVHGSSDRFAAYPASFPTKPQDLAATIYHCLGVNPELQLQDNLGRPLTICDGTPINSILV
- a CDS encoding GNAT family N-acetyltransferase, giving the protein MSDTQYFKRYRMEIQLDSTPAVPVSLPEGYFWSPWNEADLERHAFVKFRSFRDELDSEVFSCLGDYYGCLRLMNEIAHQEAFLAPATWLISWIDQVHTPQDCGTIQGIAVTEQLGSIQNVGVVPEHRSIGLGRALVLKTLEGFRQARLKRAVLEVTANNVSAVDLYRSIGFRVVRTMYRVAPVEESLA